From a region of the Paenibacillus sp. R14(2021) genome:
- a CDS encoding HEAT repeat domain-containing protein — MAQQQPLLLTDEQMKAFITNGFLILKADFPREFHERLVKQLNDIYDSEGNPGNNILPRIRDLQRVFENPVITGALTSVLGPNYLLHTHRHGHYNSIPKPGGWHKDSYWGYDRLRNHHPWWAMIMYFPQDTPVELGPTGVMPGSHYHDDRNFASDEMEEEATASGEAGTFALIHYDIWHRSTPNLLGNPRFMLKFEFMRTQAPTAPSWDNKEPELSAELAADPIVQEVWNWMSGRTAALAGSKPGDADSVASLAQQLTSAEPTAQAAAYDLAASGQAGVDALLEALKSGTKSVSRIAAYGLSAAGAGAVAGLTEALSNEDDEVVNHAVFALSELRGIAASALPKIAALLSHPSAIVRRTAVDALGIMGAASPVVVPALIQALKDEDTQVRFTAGLALVRIGPDAAQAVPALAQALEDENRYVRGHALEALRYIGTKEANDVLLHELFNTRWCSDTTPASTF; from the coding sequence ATGGCACAACAGCAGCCGCTGCTACTTACCGACGAACAAATGAAAGCGTTTATAACAAATGGGTTTTTGATTTTGAAAGCGGATTTTCCGCGCGAGTTCCATGAGCGGCTCGTGAAGCAATTGAATGACATTTATGACAGCGAGGGGAACCCCGGCAACAATATTCTGCCGCGGATCCGCGATTTGCAACGCGTATTCGAGAACCCGGTCATTACCGGCGCCCTGACGAGTGTGCTTGGACCGAACTACCTGCTTCATACACATCGCCATGGCCACTATAATTCCATTCCGAAGCCAGGCGGCTGGCACAAGGATAGCTATTGGGGTTATGATCGGCTGCGCAATCATCACCCATGGTGGGCGATGATCATGTACTTCCCGCAGGATACGCCGGTCGAGCTTGGACCGACAGGGGTCATGCCGGGATCACACTACCACGACGACCGCAATTTCGCCTCCGACGAGATGGAGGAGGAAGCGACAGCCAGCGGAGAAGCGGGGACGTTCGCGCTGATCCATTACGATATTTGGCATCGCTCCACGCCGAACTTGCTTGGCAACCCGCGGTTCATGCTCAAATTTGAATTCATGCGGACACAGGCGCCGACAGCGCCGTCTTGGGACAACAAGGAACCAGAGCTCTCGGCCGAGCTCGCCGCGGATCCCATTGTTCAAGAGGTCTGGAACTGGATGTCCGGACGGACGGCAGCACTTGCCGGTTCCAAGCCAGGCGATGCCGACTCCGTCGCTTCGCTTGCGCAGCAATTAACGAGCGCTGAACCGACCGCTCAGGCAGCGGCTTATGACCTTGCCGCAAGCGGACAAGCGGGTGTCGACGCGCTGCTGGAAGCTTTGAAGAGCGGTACTAAGAGCGTATCCAGAATCGCTGCGTACGGGTTGTCGGCTGCCGGCGCTGGTGCTGTTGCAGGTTTGACGGAAGCATTGTCCAATGAGGACGATGAGGTCGTTAATCACGCCGTATTCGCGTTATCTGAGCTTCGAGGCATTGCTGCGAGCGCGCTTCCGAAGATTGCTGCGCTGCTCTCGCATCCGTCGGCAATCGTTCGCCGTACGGCGGTTGACGCTCTAGGCATCATGGGTGCAGCATCGCCGGTCGTCGTGCCGGCACTCATTCAAGCTCTCAAGGACGAGGACACGCAGGTTCGTTTTACGGCCGGATTGGCGCTTGTCCGAATCGGCCCGGATGCGGCGCAGGCCGTGCCGGCGCTTGCGCAGGCGCTTGAGGACGAGAACCGCTATGTGCGCGGACACGCACTCGAAGCGCTGCGTTACATCGGAACGAAAGAAGCGAACGACGTGCTGCTGCATGAGTTGTTTAATACGCGCTGGTGCTCCGATACGACGCCGGCAAGCACGTTCTAG
- a CDS encoding AraC family transcriptional regulator, which produces MTNKREHSALTDLLHTLQIDVLEARKTKVAPEWMDFDYTPEYNKLYFILEGEGWLKAGSDEMSPAPGELCLLPAHMQQSYSTVKNRPTFLKYWCHFSASIGPYDLFQWIGVPLSIPVEDREEMAALFKLLVSLHLNDSVIARLREKSVMLEIIARYLEHVPITILQHRSEDLKRIQFIQGYIDSHMEGNLKVEEMAKASHLHPNYFIAYFKKHFGVSPLKYVSRKRADKAKILLATTTLSIKDIADQTGFKETNHFAKFFRKETGQSPTEYRSFNS; this is translated from the coding sequence ATGACGAATAAACGCGAACACAGCGCCTTGACCGATCTTCTGCATACGCTGCAGATCGATGTCCTGGAGGCTCGAAAAACGAAGGTTGCGCCGGAATGGATGGATTTTGACTATACCCCCGAATACAACAAGCTTTATTTTATCCTGGAAGGCGAAGGATGGCTGAAGGCCGGCAGCGACGAGATGTCGCCGGCTCCCGGCGAGCTCTGCCTCCTTCCTGCTCATATGCAGCAGTCCTATTCTACAGTCAAGAACCGCCCGACTTTCCTTAAATATTGGTGCCATTTCTCGGCTTCGATCGGTCCATACGATCTGTTTCAATGGATCGGCGTGCCGCTGTCCATCCCTGTCGAGGACCGGGAAGAAATGGCCGCGCTCTTCAAGCTGTTGGTCAGCCTGCATTTAAACGATTCCGTTATCGCCCGCTTGCGGGAGAAGTCCGTCATGCTTGAGATCATCGCCCGTTACTTGGAGCATGTCCCTATTACGATCCTGCAGCATCGATCGGAGGATTTGAAGCGGATTCAATTTATCCAAGGCTATATCGACAGCCATATGGAAGGGAATCTCAAGGTCGAAGAGATGGCCAAGGCCTCCCACCTGCATCCGAATTATTTTATCGCCTACTTCAAGAAGCATTTCGGCGTATCTCCGCTCAAGTACGTGAGCCGCAAACGAGCGGACAAAGCCAAGATCCTGCTCGCGACGACAACGTTAAGCATTAAGGATATCGCTGATCAGACCGGCTTCAAGGAAACGAACCACTTCGCCAAGTTTTTCCGCAAGGAAACGGGCCAGAGCCCGACGGAGTACCGCAGCTTTAACAGCTGA
- a CDS encoding cation diffusion facilitator family transporter, producing the protein MWISLLSNVFLTGIKLLVGIVFGSQVLIADGIHSAGDIIATATAYSSMRLSGKPPDEDHPYGHGKAEVLGAGVVAFILVIAAVYIGYHAILALFHPPGETHLIALGAAVVSLVVKQLLYMYTKRLSLQTNSKAMMATAYDHLADVYASIAASAGIALGWIGERLDIHILSYGDPVAGVIVSILVLKLGFNMARETVDVLMDKSLSPDKIEDILEHLREVPEVKRIDRLRAREHGHYVLVDARLAVLGTLTIQEGHDIIRKIKQKVQQAHPEVDEVLVHLNPWYENE; encoded by the coding sequence ATGTGGATATCTCTGCTCAGCAACGTTTTTCTTACAGGCATTAAATTGCTTGTCGGCATTGTTTTCGGAAGCCAGGTGCTAATTGCGGACGGCATTCATAGTGCAGGCGATATCATTGCGACGGCGACGGCTTACAGCTCCATGCGATTATCCGGCAAGCCGCCGGACGAAGATCATCCTTACGGACATGGCAAGGCGGAAGTGCTTGGCGCTGGAGTCGTCGCCTTTATTCTCGTGATTGCAGCGGTTTATATCGGTTATCACGCGATTCTGGCGTTATTCCATCCTCCTGGAGAAACCCATCTGATTGCGCTCGGAGCCGCCGTTGTTTCACTCGTGGTGAAGCAATTGCTGTACATGTACACGAAGCGGCTCAGCCTTCAGACAAACAGCAAAGCCATGATGGCGACTGCCTATGACCATTTGGCTGACGTCTACGCTTCGATTGCGGCATCTGCAGGTATTGCTCTCGGATGGATCGGGGAACGGCTCGATATTCATATTCTTAGCTACGGCGACCCTGTCGCGGGCGTGATCGTCTCGATTCTTGTACTGAAGCTCGGCTTTAATATGGCGCGAGAGACTGTGGACGTGCTGATGGACAAGAGCCTCAGCCCGGATAAGATCGAAGACATCTTAGAACATCTGCGCGAGGTGCCGGAAGTGAAACGGATCGACCGGCTGCGCGCGCGGGAGCATGGTCATTATGTACTCGTTGATGCAAGGCTCGCGGTGCTCGGTACGTTAACCATCCAAGAGGGACATGATATTATTCGCAAAATCAAACAAAAGGTGCAGCAGGCTCATCCCGAGGTGGATGAGGTGCTTGTTCATCTAAATCCGTGGTATGAGAACGAATAA
- a CDS encoding LysR family transcriptional regulator, translated as MLDNNLEWYRSFYWCAKTGSLSRAAERLHITQPAVSHTIKQLEERLGGPLFIRGARGVQLTAEGEVLFRYVEQALQYMETGEKKILDMHQLAMGDINIGAGDTICKHVLLPYLERFHDAYPQIRIRVTNRTTPETVSLLKEGIIDLGLVHLPAKDNRIEIVGSLPLQDCLVGGSRYAELAGKPLKLRELEGYPLLLLEEGTSTRNFLDTYSRGYGVELKEEFSLGSMDLLAEFAKSGFGLTFLVREYYKQELEAGELVEFPMEEPIPARYIGIAVLRGVPRTQAAKRFLEMLPMHDPSL; from the coding sequence ATGTTGGATAACAATTTGGAATGGTATCGCTCCTTCTACTGGTGCGCCAAGACCGGAAGCCTGTCGCGCGCGGCGGAACGGCTGCATATTACACAGCCCGCTGTCAGCCATACGATCAAGCAATTGGAAGAACGGCTAGGCGGCCCCTTGTTCATCCGGGGAGCAAGAGGCGTTCAATTGACAGCCGAAGGCGAAGTGCTGTTTCGCTATGTGGAGCAGGCCCTTCAATATATGGAGACCGGCGAGAAAAAGATACTCGACATGCATCAATTGGCTATGGGAGATATCAATATCGGGGCTGGGGACACGATATGCAAGCATGTTCTGCTTCCTTATCTGGAACGATTCCATGACGCTTATCCGCAAATCCGAATTCGCGTCACTAATCGGACAACACCAGAAACCGTCTCCTTGCTGAAGGAAGGCATCATCGACCTTGGGCTTGTCCATCTACCGGCCAAAGACAATCGCATCGAGATCGTCGGCAGTCTGCCGCTGCAGGATTGCCTCGTCGGCGGTTCGCGGTATGCCGAGCTGGCCGGTAAGCCCTTGAAGCTAAGGGAATTGGAGGGATATCCGCTTCTATTGCTGGAAGAAGGAACGAGCACGCGAAATTTTCTTGATACGTATTCGAGGGGGTACGGCGTGGAGCTGAAAGAGGAGTTCTCCCTCGGCAGCATGGATCTGTTGGCCGAGTTCGCCAAGAGCGGCTTCGGTCTTACCTTTCTCGTGCGGGAATACTATAAACAGGAGCTGGAAGCCGGGGAGTTGGTCGAATTTCCTATGGAAGAACCGATTCCGGCGCGGTATATCGGCATCGCCGTACTCCGCGGCGTTCCTCGGACGCAGGCGGCCAAACGATTTCTGGAGATGCTGCCTATGCATGACCCTTCTTTATAA
- a CDS encoding DUF1284 domain-containing protein, with product MGIGLRGHHLLCLLGFRGMGYSAEFAANMTKVYNELRERPETPITIIAGPDDLCACFPADAEPHCHNASVASQDARVLEKLGYEVGLTMPWSAVIERVRHQVEPEAINEMCVTCQWRTYGVCEAGVRTITQGGWLPALPGQS from the coding sequence ATGGGAATCGGGCTTAGAGGTCACCATTTGCTTTGTTTATTAGGGTTTCGGGGGATGGGGTACTCGGCGGAGTTCGCGGCGAATATGACGAAGGTGTACAACGAACTCCGCGAACGGCCGGAAACGCCGATTACGATCATAGCCGGGCCGGATGACTTATGTGCTTGTTTCCCGGCCGACGCCGAGCCGCACTGTCATAATGCTTCCGTTGCGTCACAGGATGCGCGCGTGCTGGAGAAACTAGGCTATGAGGTTGGCTTAACTATGCCTTGGTCCGCCGTGATCGAACGGGTGCGTCACCAGGTAGAGCCGGAAGCGATTAATGAAATGTGCGTCACCTGCCAATGGAGGACCTACGGCGTATGCGAAGCAGGCGTACGCACGATCACGCAAGGCGGCTGGCTGCCCGCACTTCCGGGCCAATCGTGA
- a CDS encoding GNAT family N-acetyltransferase encodes MTVQFEELTMNAWPSLRTVALDGWLLRLADGFTKRANAVHAVYNGIEVTDLSCKIASCEDIYCRAGQDTIFKLTPFSPAGLDETLEHRGYVRVDPSRVMMLADLSAVAETMQEGVEIEQQERLTAEWLKTMCGFNGFTSEQQAAADRIMSTIAMKTGYFTLYVDGRPAACGLGVIERGFVGLYDIVTEQSMRSKGYGEQLIIHILQWARRSGASRSYLLVLRANGPANRLYTKLNYRELYPYWYRVKVFSR; translated from the coding sequence TTGACCGTCCAATTCGAGGAATTAACGATGAATGCCTGGCCCTCGCTTCGAACCGTAGCGCTGGATGGCTGGCTGCTCCGTCTGGCAGATGGCTTCACCAAGCGTGCGAATGCCGTTCATGCCGTCTACAATGGAATAGAAGTAACCGATCTGTCCTGCAAAATTGCAAGCTGCGAAGACATTTATTGCAGAGCAGGCCAGGATACGATTTTCAAGCTGACGCCTTTCTCGCCTGCCGGTCTTGACGAGACGTTGGAACATCGCGGCTATGTCCGGGTCGACCCCTCGCGTGTTATGATGTTAGCTGACTTATCTGCTGTCGCAGAGACAATGCAGGAAGGCGTCGAAATCGAGCAGCAGGAGAGGCTGACCGCCGAATGGCTGAAAACGATGTGCGGATTTAACGGGTTTACCTCTGAACAACAAGCTGCCGCCGATCGGATTATGAGCACGATTGCCATGAAGACCGGATACTTCACGCTCTATGTCGATGGAAGGCCGGCGGCATGCGGACTTGGCGTCATCGAACGCGGCTTCGTCGGCTTATACGACATCGTAACGGAACAATCGATGCGCAGCAAAGGGTACGGCGAGCAGCTTATCATTCATATCCTGCAATGGGCAAGGCGAAGCGGCGCTTCCAGGAGCTACTTGCTTGTCCTGCGGGCTAACGGCCCGGCAAACCGGCTTTACACCAAATTAAACTATCGGGAACTGTATCCCTATTGGTATCGAGTGAAAGTATTTTCGCGTTAA
- a CDS encoding alkaline phosphatase: protein MAAAVVITSFTAGQGKNEADAASNKAKNVILFVGDGMGTAQRDAIRLATVGETGQLAMDSMPYLGLIHTSSTVPVTDSAAAATAFASGVKTYNGAIGMDANKKNVKTIYEYAKEMGKSTGLVTTSQITDATPAAFASHVENRSAQSDIALQYLTKTKVDVMLGGGEDFWYPAGQAGGFQDEPAEDPSEKSKGTQGDLVKKAKSLGYTYVKNKADMQKAKGGKLLGLFANEEMFQQKPEGQGDIYNPVVSLPDMTKKAIDTLSANKKGFFLMVEEEATDEMAHQNNAKLTIKAGQELDKSVQIAKNFAKSHPDTLVLVLADHETGGFSIEEVNADDESGDAISMEDGPFAIAKSKENFVVDWTTSGHTAVDVPVTVMGTGAQLFAGVYENTGIFFRLAEAMGIKLNH from the coding sequence ATGGCAGCTGCAGTTGTAATTACGAGCTTTACAGCTGGACAAGGTAAGAACGAAGCCGATGCAGCTTCGAATAAAGCCAAGAATGTCATTTTGTTCGTCGGCGACGGCATGGGAACTGCTCAGCGCGATGCGATCCGTCTTGCAACAGTCGGCGAAACAGGCCAGCTTGCAATGGATTCGATGCCATACCTCGGACTCATTCACACGAGCTCTACCGTACCGGTAACAGACTCCGCAGCTGCGGCAACCGCTTTCGCGAGCGGCGTGAAAACATACAACGGCGCAATCGGCATGGATGCCAATAAGAAGAACGTGAAGACGATCTACGAATATGCCAAAGAAATGGGCAAATCGACAGGACTTGTAACAACGAGCCAAATTACGGATGCAACGCCGGCAGCTTTTGCTTCCCACGTGGAGAACCGCTCCGCGCAGAGCGATATCGCGCTGCAATACCTGACGAAAACGAAAGTAGACGTCATGCTTGGCGGCGGCGAAGATTTCTGGTATCCGGCAGGACAAGCTGGCGGCTTCCAAGACGAGCCGGCTGAAGATCCGTCTGAGAAGAGCAAAGGCACGCAGGGCGATCTTGTGAAGAAAGCCAAATCGCTCGGCTACACGTACGTGAAGAACAAAGCGGACATGCAAAAAGCGAAAGGCGGCAAGCTGCTCGGATTGTTCGCGAACGAAGAAATGTTCCAACAGAAGCCGGAAGGCCAAGGCGACATTTACAATCCAGTCGTTTCCTTGCCTGACATGACGAAGAAAGCGATCGACACGCTCTCGGCCAACAAAAAAGGCTTCTTCCTGATGGTTGAGGAAGAAGCAACGGATGAAATGGCGCATCAAAACAACGCAAAGCTGACGATCAAAGCCGGTCAAGAGCTGGATAAATCGGTTCAAATCGCGAAAAACTTCGCAAAATCGCACCCGGATACACTCGTACTGGTGCTGGCCGACCACGAAACAGGCGGTTTCTCCATCGAGGAAGTAAACGCTGATGACGAAAGCGGAGACGCGATCTCCATGGAAGACGGTCCATTCGCGATTGCGAAATCCAAGGAGAACTTCGTCGTAGACTGGACGACTTCTGGTCATACTGCTGTAGACGTACCGGTTACGGTTATGGGTACGGGCGCTCAGCTGTTCGCAGGCGTATATGAAAACACAGGCATCTTCTTCAGACTTGCAGAAGCGATGGGTATCAAATTAAATCATTAA
- a CDS encoding DEAD/DEAH box helicase — protein sequence MPSSHESAEGDQLPLTSVVNGSQTTKRKLHPSVDLQVDRTWLQQLQERVDRNGPWDDWMMYQLAVEAEQSKLVGSFDDLQCLRSLPSFEPMPHQISTARKVLHEMSGRAILADEVGLGKTIEAGLVLKEYMVRGLVKRALILVPASLVLQWVRELNTKFGISAFAQKKEHSWGYDVVVASMDTAKRDPHREKLLGQDYDILIIDEAHKLKNKKTTNYQFVNSMRKKYCLLLTATPVQNDLDELYNLITLLKPGQLGGQSEFAANFVVDKRLPKNEEQLQEALQTVMIRNRRGDGGIHFTKRIVKNIPLQLSKEEQALYEAVTTFVRERYDENQGDWTSMLSLVTLQREVCSSRDAVFLTLVNMFKKTPEDSPVRAKIWALVEVIRGITANTKAEKTMELVRQMNDKVIIFTEYRATQEYLLQYFKANNMIAVPYRGGMNRGKKDWMMDLFRGRAQVLIATEAGGEGINLQFCHHMINFDLPWNPMRVEQRIGRVHRLGQTSDVQIYNLCTVGTIEEHIVSLLHEKINLFELVIGELDHILERFEKKNETLEQRLARLTLESGTNNDALKQGFDDLGQSLSRIRDEVDFEDAADLSAINEVLNAVGNEVNP from the coding sequence ATGCCTAGTAGCCACGAATCTGCCGAAGGAGATCAACTCCCCTTAACGTCCGTCGTTAACGGCTCGCAAACAACCAAACGCAAGCTTCATCCCAGCGTGGACTTGCAGGTAGACCGCACCTGGCTGCAGCAGCTGCAGGAAAGGGTTGACCGCAACGGTCCTTGGGATGACTGGATGATGTATCAGCTGGCCGTCGAAGCCGAGCAGTCGAAGCTCGTCGGCAGCTTCGATGACTTACAATGTCTGCGCAGTCTCCCGTCCTTCGAGCCGATGCCCCATCAGATTAGCACCGCCCGCAAGGTGCTGCATGAAATGAGCGGCAGAGCCATTCTTGCGGACGAAGTCGGTCTCGGCAAAACAATCGAAGCCGGCCTTGTCCTGAAGGAATACATGGTCCGCGGTCTCGTGAAGCGAGCGCTCATTCTTGTACCTGCCTCGCTTGTTCTGCAATGGGTCCGCGAATTGAATACCAAATTCGGCATCTCCGCCTTCGCGCAGAAGAAGGAGCATTCTTGGGGCTACGATGTTGTCGTCGCCTCCATGGATACAGCCAAACGCGATCCGCACCGAGAGAAACTGCTGGGTCAAGACTACGATATACTTATTATTGACGAGGCTCATAAGCTGAAGAACAAGAAGACGACCAACTATCAGTTCGTCAACAGCATGCGCAAGAAATATTGCCTGCTGCTCACAGCGACGCCCGTCCAGAACGATCTCGACGAGCTGTACAACCTCATCACGCTCCTTAAGCCTGGCCAGCTGGGCGGCCAAAGCGAATTTGCCGCGAATTTCGTCGTCGACAAGCGGCTGCCGAAGAATGAGGAGCAGCTGCAGGAAGCGCTGCAGACTGTCATGATCCGGAATCGGCGCGGCGATGGCGGCATTCATTTTACGAAGCGAATCGTCAAGAACATCCCGCTACAGCTGTCGAAGGAAGAACAGGCGCTGTATGAAGCCGTGACTACCTTCGTCAGGGAGCGCTACGATGAGAACCAAGGCGATTGGACAAGCATGCTATCGCTCGTTACGCTGCAGCGCGAGGTGTGCAGCAGCCGTGACGCCGTATTCCTGACGCTGGTCAATATGTTCAAGAAAACGCCTGAAGACTCTCCGGTCCGCGCGAAGATCTGGGCACTCGTCGAGGTTATTCGCGGTATTACAGCCAATACGAAGGCAGAGAAGACGATGGAACTTGTTCGTCAGATGAACGACAAGGTCATCATTTTCACGGAATACCGGGCGACGCAGGAGTATCTTCTCCAGTATTTCAAAGCGAACAATATGATCGCCGTACCGTACCGGGGCGGGATGAACCGGGGCAAGAAGGATTGGATGATGGATCTGTTCAGGGGACGCGCGCAAGTGCTCATCGCGACGGAAGCCGGCGGAGAGGGCATTAACCTGCAATTCTGTCACCATATGATCAACTTCGATCTGCCTTGGAATCCGATGCGCGTGGAGCAGCGAATCGGGCGCGTGCACCGTCTCGGCCAGACAAGTGACGTACAAATCTACAATCTGTGCACCGTAGGTACCATCGAGGAGCATATCGTCAGCCTGCTGCATGAGAAAATCAACTTGTTCGAGCTTGTCATCGGCGAGCTGGATCATATCCTGGAGCGCTTCGAGAAGAAGAACGAGACACTGGAGCAGCGGCTTGCCCGTTTGACGCTGGAGTCCGGCACCAACAATGACGCCCTCAAACAAGGGTTTGACGACCTTGGACAATCGCTGAGCCGGATACGCGATGAAGTCGATTTCGAGGATGCAGCGGATTTGAGTGCTATCAATGAGGTACTGAATGCAGTCGGAAATGAGGTAAATCCATGA
- a CDS encoding YqhG family protein — MNERQIHKFVQRYLDATDCLIAEKSPAHFQVKLSPRADRDLTNRPYYWSFVDRTGAEPETMSMLLVTDKTKYDESIAAAAKADAAAPSVPGSKNAAAEAALGRSFGHIHGTLNTNVRVPREDLYFGSRRLEQLFHSARSGGSYLCLFQEPEKRTNHPLHSTAYSAWLGVNMKVEFQCDMKREELHSFGISLATGQCLEQFHDKLLTHRMTPKLPPNVHTAKNALTLNKAASIVEQALERKLRTYDYSWADAAARRLEEELATIRHYYEPLIESSDGEKRPLIEEQFQRRQEEIRWQYEPRVSTSAINCGIFYLQGIG; from the coding sequence ATGAACGAACGTCAAATCCATAAGTTTGTCCAGCGGTATTTGGATGCAACGGACTGCCTCATTGCAGAGAAGTCGCCTGCACACTTTCAAGTCAAGCTCTCCCCTAGAGCCGACCGGGATTTGACCAATCGCCCGTATTATTGGAGCTTCGTCGACCGAACGGGAGCCGAGCCCGAGACGATGTCCATGCTGCTTGTGACCGACAAGACCAAATATGACGAGTCGATTGCAGCGGCAGCCAAGGCGGACGCGGCAGCCCCATCTGTGCCTGGCTCCAAGAATGCGGCAGCCGAGGCTGCGCTTGGGCGCTCCTTCGGCCATATTCACGGTACGCTTAATACGAATGTCAGAGTTCCACGGGAGGATCTGTACTTCGGCTCCCGAAGGCTGGAGCAGCTGTTTCACTCCGCCAGATCGGGCGGCAGCTATCTCTGCTTGTTCCAAGAACCGGAAAAAAGGACCAATCATCCCCTGCACTCGACTGCTTACAGCGCATGGCTCGGGGTTAATATGAAAGTAGAGTTCCAATGCGACATGAAGCGCGAAGAGCTTCATTCCTTCGGCATTTCGCTTGCGACCGGGCAGTGCTTGGAGCAATTTCACGATAAGCTGCTCACGCACCGTATGACGCCGAAGCTGCCTCCGAACGTGCATACCGCCAAAAACGCGCTGACCTTGAACAAAGCCGCTTCGATCGTCGAGCAAGCCTTGGAACGCAAGCTTCGCACCTATGATTACAGCTGGGCGGACGCGGCGGCACGGCGTCTGGAGGAGGAGCTGGCAACCATTCGGCACTATTATGAGCCGTTGATTGAATCCTCCGACGGCGAGAAACGTCCGCTCATAGAGGAGCAGTTCCAACGCAGGCAAGAGGAGATTCGTTGGCAGTACGAGCCGAGGGTGAGCACATCGGCGATTAACTGCGGTATTTTCTATTTGCAGGGAATCGGTTAG